Proteins encoded together in one Verrucomicrobiia bacterium window:
- a CDS encoding alpha-glucuronidase family glycosyl hydrolase, translating into MNSDLDFFCLYFSGSRARNCFYRNVHFFAFMLGWLWVARPAHAQPAPVQGQISAEPATRGPAAWPLVSNGKSHGSILAGDNPGELTRRAVSELQRYIAKISGAQLPLLSQATVGAQPAGETLVVLGTAAQNEILSEMLQSGVVSTSGLKPEGYALKSVTWKGHPAMVIVGADEPGVLYGSYELLEQLGITFRLTGDIVPQRRDKLVLPSLDMKKSPAFPRRGFLFASNFDNASAFSWPDYEQFLDQMARMKCNYLQFWWFAFEPWLQYAYKGETNRSGDVSSKESGYQNWTYGGFGSRTIDDVSIGREHFEGRQRLAPLELQHVETPGEAYSICRDLLRRIIAYAAQRNIKVWPVIELASLPPNLARHAEMVGDTPFNYIFGSFVHPLDPVTREIQLSRLKALAETYPQAEGFFLNFAELYPDLLKPKYANFFRQQRPRFEELRALALPWSSTLANIYSVDIDQVVDSNIGYFDLFTYLLKQRDQVLPGLRMGLMTTGRGYALPLFNKWLPSDIPFASLESSGVWTRDGVPMRYFGNMGQRERILQPRVDDDFDMLGMQFSVGQYARKDRIFVDGVKYGLSGVAGQIERARGTEFNSSFLARASWEPGLTPEEFYRDSSERIFGQDAAPEMYQAFLKLEANQAYLDYYEYDGGYGVLPCCGGVREVSAAYAYWQQRNIYDGPVMHSWKARIDNSTDAITHHERSIALLNQALDHLQAATTNVAPRGRYELNYLINRTEVLRDVFAALNDFRRGMVQFDDAFVHRKEMEHDAFVAELTASLDTLRRSHDQLEGATRHYSQIVDHVSDLAVLYHLNARVLLGTEMAISLLENVADYHRGQPYLHKVPFDHLYPPRPDMGAQE; encoded by the coding sequence ATGAACTCAGACTTAGACTTTTTCTGCCTTTATTTTTCCGGCTCCCGAGCGCGCAACTGCTTTTACAGGAACGTTCATTTTTTCGCCTTCATGCTTGGTTGGCTCTGGGTCGCCCGACCTGCCCACGCGCAACCCGCACCGGTGCAAGGGCAGATTTCGGCTGAACCTGCCACCCGTGGGCCTGCTGCCTGGCCCCTCGTTAGCAATGGCAAGTCGCATGGATCGATCCTAGCGGGGGACAATCCCGGCGAACTGACCCGCCGCGCCGTCTCCGAATTGCAGCGCTACATTGCCAAAATCTCGGGTGCGCAATTGCCACTGCTGAGCCAGGCGACGGTTGGCGCTCAGCCTGCCGGTGAGACATTGGTCGTCTTGGGAACTGCGGCGCAAAATGAAATCCTGAGTGAAATGCTTCAGAGCGGCGTCGTCAGCACAAGCGGTCTCAAGCCTGAAGGCTATGCCCTCAAGAGCGTGACTTGGAAGGGACACCCGGCGATGGTCATCGTCGGCGCGGATGAACCCGGCGTGCTTTATGGGAGTTACGAATTGCTCGAACAACTGGGCATCACGTTCCGATTGACCGGAGACATCGTGCCGCAACGGCGCGACAAGCTCGTGTTGCCGAGCCTCGACATGAAGAAATCGCCGGCATTCCCGCGCCGCGGGTTTCTGTTCGCCTCGAATTTCGATAATGCCTCGGCCTTTTCATGGCCGGACTACGAGCAGTTCCTGGATCAGATGGCCCGGATGAAGTGCAATTATCTGCAATTTTGGTGGTTCGCTTTCGAGCCCTGGCTGCAATACGCCTATAAGGGCGAAACCAACCGGTCCGGGGATGTTTCCAGTAAAGAGAGCGGCTATCAGAATTGGACGTATGGCGGGTTCGGCTCGCGAACGATCGACGATGTCTCGATTGGGCGCGAGCATTTCGAAGGGCGCCAACGCCTCGCTCCCCTTGAATTGCAACACGTCGAGACGCCTGGCGAGGCCTATAGCATCTGCCGGGACTTGCTGCGCCGCATCATCGCCTATGCCGCACAGCGGAACATCAAAGTCTGGCCCGTCATCGAACTGGCTTCGTTACCACCCAACCTCGCGCGCCATGCTGAAATGGTCGGCGATACTCCGTTCAATTACATTTTCGGGAGCTTCGTACATCCCCTGGACCCAGTCACCCGCGAGATTCAACTCAGCCGCCTTAAAGCCCTTGCCGAGACCTACCCCCAGGCGGAAGGGTTTTTCCTCAACTTCGCCGAGCTTTACCCCGACCTGCTGAAGCCCAAGTACGCCAATTTCTTTCGGCAACAGCGCCCTCGGTTTGAAGAACTGCGCGCGCTGGCCCTGCCTTGGAGTTCAACCCTGGCCAACATATATTCAGTCGATATCGACCAGGTGGTGGACTCCAATATCGGTTACTTCGACCTGTTCACTTACCTGCTCAAACAGCGCGACCAGGTCCTTCCCGGGCTGCGGATGGGGCTCATGACGACTGGCCGAGGCTACGCTTTGCCCCTGTTCAACAAGTGGCTCCCGTCGGACATCCCGTTCGCTTCGCTTGAGTCCAGCGGCGTCTGGACACGCGACGGCGTGCCGATGCGATACTTTGGCAACATGGGCCAGCGCGAGCGCATCCTCCAACCGCGCGTGGATGACGACTTCGACATGCTCGGCATGCAGTTCAGCGTCGGCCAGTATGCCCGGAAGGACCGCATCTTTGTCGATGGCGTCAAGTACGGCCTCTCGGGTGTTGCCGGGCAAATCGAACGAGCGCGGGGCACGGAATTCAACAGCAGCTTTCTTGCGCGCGCGTCGTGGGAACCCGGCCTGACGCCGGAAGAATTTTATCGCGACTCGTCCGAGCGCATCTTCGGCCAGGACGCCGCGCCGGAAATGTACCAGGCCTTTCTGAAGCTGGAGGCGAACCAGGCTTATCTTGATTATTACGAATACGACGGCGGTTATGGCGTTCTGCCATGCTGCGGCGGCGTTCGCGAGGTCAGCGCTGCCTATGCTTATTGGCAACAGCGCAACATTTATGACGGCCCGGTCATGCATTCCTGGAAGGCGCGCATCGACAACTCCACCGATGCGATAACGCACCATGAGCGGTCGATCGCGCTGCTCAACCAGGCCCTGGACCATCTCCAGGCGGCCACCACGAATGTCGCGCCTAGAGGACGCTACGAGCTGAATTATCTCATCAACCGCACCGAAGTTCTGCGCGATGTCTTTGCCGCCCTCAATGATTTCCGGCGCGGCATGGTCCAGTTCGACGACGCCTTCGTTCACCGCAAGGAGATGGAGCACGACGCGTTCGTCGCCGAGTTGACGGCGAGCCTGGACACCCTTCGGCGGAGTCACGACCAACTCGAAGGGGCGACGCGCCACTACAGCCAGATCGTCGATCACGTCTCCGATCTCGCCGTGCTCTATCACCTGAACGCCCGGGTGCTGTTGGGGACTGAGATGGCCATCTCCCTGCTCGAGAACGTAGCCGATTACCACCGCGGCCAACCCTACCTTCACAAAGTCCCATTCGACCATCTCTACCCTCCGCGCCCTGACATGGGCGCCCAAGAATAG
- a CDS encoding glycosyl hydrolase family 28 protein, producing MSQSIFRFLLAGAFLPAFLGSLFLSGIRLEAGPARTFNVRDYGATGRKEDNARPSVQKAIDACAAAGGGTVLIPPGLYTSGTLRLRSHIRVELAEGATLYASTDAKAYDCGPIVSKAALFYGEDLEDVSFGGRGIVDGQAQYDWRPDDFEQNFEHKKLMQGLGKSLMRSFPKDFPNRQIYPHLVWLGRCNNIRFNGLNFLHAPIWTFALYACRNATFDGLYIYSSLKEAVWADGIDLDGCQNVSIANCSIETGDDCVALVSATNWGPALVCENISVTNCRLSSASAGIKFSEGNIAGIQNIQVTHSLFNNVNRGFALITALGGSISNVLLSDLTIDCSRFDWFWAGDAQPFYCRSFRLSELDPSLPKSKDPPPAPILQLTLRNIVAHAKGSSLFYGHSERWLDGITLENVKLFVSTDPTAPYDRAEHVLDFRRITNLKLKDVEVVWEKPFLFSWKSALNFEDIHGLDIDGFTTGPARSQSDVPIIALRQVSGAMIRHARAAKGTDIFIDIAGPASHNIRFQNNDLNRAKVPFHLAKDLPWEAVERLDNR from the coding sequence ATGAGTCAGTCTATTTTTCGCTTTTTGTTAGCCGGGGCATTTCTGCCCGCCTTCTTGGGTTCTCTGTTCCTGAGCGGAATCCGACTTGAAGCAGGACCAGCCCGCACCTTTAACGTGCGAGACTACGGCGCCACGGGACGAAAGGAGGACAACGCTCGGCCATCCGTCCAAAAGGCTATCGATGCCTGCGCGGCTGCCGGGGGCGGCACGGTTCTGATACCGCCCGGTCTCTATACATCCGGCACCCTGCGTCTGCGCAGCCATATTCGGGTCGAATTGGCGGAGGGCGCGACGCTCTATGCCTCGACAGATGCCAAGGCCTACGACTGCGGTCCCATTGTCTCGAAGGCCGCCTTGTTCTACGGCGAAGACTTGGAAGACGTCAGCTTCGGCGGGAGGGGAATCGTCGATGGCCAGGCCCAATACGACTGGCGGCCAGATGATTTCGAGCAGAATTTCGAACACAAAAAGTTGATGCAAGGGTTGGGCAAGTCGCTGATGCGCTCCTTTCCTAAAGATTTCCCGAACCGCCAGATTTACCCGCACCTGGTATGGCTGGGGCGCTGCAACAATATTCGGTTCAACGGCCTGAACTTCCTACACGCACCCATTTGGACCTTTGCGTTGTATGCCTGCCGCAATGCCACCTTCGACGGCCTCTATATTTATAGCAGCTTAAAGGAGGCGGTGTGGGCCGATGGCATCGACCTGGACGGCTGCCAAAATGTTTCCATCGCCAACTGCTCCATTGAGACCGGCGATGACTGTGTCGCCCTGGTCTCTGCCACCAACTGGGGACCTGCCTTGGTTTGCGAGAATATCTCGGTGACCAACTGCCGGCTTTCCTCGGCATCCGCGGGGATCAAATTCAGCGAGGGCAATATTGCCGGCATTCAGAATATCCAGGTTACCCACAGCCTGTTTAATAACGTCAACCGCGGCTTTGCCTTGATCACGGCGCTGGGCGGCTCGATCAGCAATGTCCTCCTCTCCGATCTGACTATTGACTGCAGCCGGTTCGATTGGTTTTGGGCAGGCGATGCCCAGCCATTCTATTGCCGCAGCTTCCGGCTGAGCGAACTCGACCCGTCGCTTCCCAAATCAAAGGACCCGCCTCCAGCGCCGATCCTCCAACTCACCCTTCGCAACATCGTTGCTCATGCCAAGGGTTCCTCGCTCTTTTACGGCCATTCGGAACGCTGGCTCGACGGCATCACCCTTGAAAACGTCAAGCTGTTCGTCTCGACGGACCCAACTGCGCCCTATGATCGAGCTGAACACGTCCTGGATTTTCGCCGCATCACAAACCTCAAATTGAAAGATGTCGAGGTCGTGTGGGAGAAACCGTTTCTGTTTTCATGGAAAAGCGCATTGAACTTCGAAGACATCCACGGCCTGGACATCGACGGCTTCACTACCGGGCCGGCCCGGTCACAGTCAGATGTGCCAATCATCGCCCTGCGGCAGGTCTCCGGAGCGATGATTCGTCATGCCCGGGCGGCCAAGGGGACGGACATCTTCATCGACATCGCCGGGCCTGCAAGCCACAATATTCGATTCCAAAACAATGACCTCAATCGCGCCAAGGTTCCCTTCCATCTCGCAAAGGACCTGCCATGGGAAGCGGTAGAAAGGCTGGATAACCGCTGA
- the pqqE gene encoding pyrroloquinoline quinone biosynthesis protein PqqE — MNYRPYLLLAELTHRCPLHCPYCSNPTNATEGVELGTQEWRRVMREAAELGALHVGFSGGEPLQRGDLVELVAAARAAGLYSNLITSALGLNRARAEALKNTGLDTIQISFQSDAAALGDGIAGTTAHEKKLAAARMVRDLGLPLTINVVLHRANIGRVQQLIALAEDLEAERLELANTQYYGWAFRNRAALLPTRAQIEQATEAVHAAKKRLAGKLDILFVAPDYYAERPKPCMNGWGRRYLTVNPAGDVLPCPTAAEIPGLRFANVRKHALEWIWNQSEAFNRFRGTEWMPDPCRACEFREIDFGGCRCQAALITGNPAATDPACSLSPDREKLTNFVTALQQPFQESTAGKFDFAGVVFRQNPPRSKDETIDKRR, encoded by the coding sequence GTGAACTATCGCCCCTACCTTTTATTGGCAGAACTGACGCATCGCTGTCCGCTGCATTGCCCGTACTGCTCCAACCCGACTAACGCAACAGAAGGAGTCGAGTTGGGCACTCAGGAATGGCGCCGTGTCATGCGTGAAGCTGCCGAACTGGGGGCCCTGCATGTTGGCTTCTCGGGCGGTGAACCGCTCCAACGCGGCGACTTGGTCGAGTTGGTGGCCGCCGCTCGCGCGGCCGGGCTCTACTCCAATCTCATCACCAGCGCCCTCGGGTTGAACCGCGCCCGCGCCGAGGCTTTGAAAAACACGGGCCTTGATACGATCCAGATTAGCTTTCAATCGGATGCGGCTGCGCTGGGGGATGGGATAGCCGGCACAACGGCGCACGAGAAGAAACTGGCTGCCGCGCGGATGGTTCGCGACCTGGGTCTGCCGCTGACGATTAACGTCGTGCTGCACCGCGCCAACATTGGCCGGGTCCAGCAGTTGATTGCCCTGGCCGAGGACCTGGAGGCCGAGCGCCTCGAGTTGGCAAATACGCAGTATTATGGTTGGGCCTTCCGGAACCGGGCGGCCTTGTTGCCGACGCGGGCGCAGATCGAGCAGGCTACAGAAGCTGTCCACGCGGCAAAGAAAAGGCTGGCAGGCAAACTGGATATTTTGTTTGTGGCGCCCGATTACTACGCCGAACGCCCCAAACCCTGCATGAACGGTTGGGGACGCCGATACCTGACGGTTAATCCCGCAGGCGATGTGCTCCCTTGCCCTACCGCCGCAGAAATCCCGGGCCTGCGCTTTGCTAATGTTCGCAAGCACGCCCTGGAATGGATTTGGAACCAGTCGGAGGCCTTCAATCGCTTTCGCGGCACGGAATGGATGCCCGACCCGTGCCGCGCGTGCGAGTTCCGCGAAATCGACTTTGGCGGATGCCGTTGCCAGGCTGCTTTGATAACCGGCAACCCCGCCGCGACTGACCCAGCCTGCTCCCTTTCGCCGGATCGGGAGAAACTAACGAATTTCGTTACCGCGCTCCAACAGCCTTTCCAGGAGAGCACGGCCGGCAAATTCGATTTTGCGGGCGTTGTCTTTCGCCAAAATCCGCCCAGAAGCAAAGATGAAACCATTGATAAACGCAGATGA
- the pqqD gene encoding pyrroloquinoline quinone biosynthesis peptide chaperone PqqD, with translation MAPCSLLTQGESNLAMVDEQSRPALARGVRLQTDAKSGEPVLLFPEGILYLSETAQQIVARCDGRSTAEAIIASLAVEYEVDRATLREDVFECLVDLYERKLLVF, from the coding sequence ATGGCACCGTGCAGTTTATTAACCCAGGGGGAGTCGAATTTGGCAATGGTTGATGAGCAATCCCGTCCGGCGCTGGCTCGTGGTGTGCGCCTCCAAACCGATGCTAAGAGCGGCGAGCCTGTGTTGTTGTTTCCCGAGGGAATCCTGTATCTAAGCGAGACAGCACAGCAAATAGTGGCTCGATGTGATGGCCGTTCAACCGCCGAAGCTATCATCGCTTCGCTGGCCGTCGAATACGAGGTCGATCGCGCCACTCTGCGCGAGGACGTGTTTGAGTGCCTGGTCGATCTCTACGAGCGCAAATTACTGGTGTTTTAG
- a CDS encoding class II fructose-bisphosphate aldolase, with the protein MKLVPMHELLQPAWKAGYAVPSFCAWNAEVAETVLQVATELRAPVILMSGPGEFPLNPPDTLGRIARTLVEKYGVPAALHLDHGDSLELVKTCIEAGYTSVMLDYSTRPFTENVSALKAVVAIARPKGITVEGEIGSVGKVDSATVEGGDASTLTEPADAARYAEMTGVDALAVSIGNAHGIYTRLPIFDFARLEQIRNLVGVPLVLHGGSGTQPDYIRRAVGLGMAKINIASELCKAFRDTYALQHQNGNNSWLPTALGATKQAMAQVVERWIQLSGAAGKAA; encoded by the coding sequence ATGAAGCTGGTGCCGATGCATGAATTGCTGCAGCCGGCCTGGAAAGCCGGTTATGCGGTGCCTTCATTTTGCGCCTGGAACGCCGAGGTGGCGGAAACGGTCCTGCAGGTGGCGACCGAGTTGCGCGCGCCAGTGATTCTCATGAGTGGTCCAGGAGAATTCCCGCTAAACCCTCCCGATACGTTGGGGCGGATTGCGCGAACCCTCGTTGAGAAGTATGGCGTGCCTGCGGCCCTGCACCTGGACCACGGCGACTCACTCGAATTGGTTAAGACCTGCATTGAAGCGGGCTATACCTCGGTGATGCTGGATTATTCCACCCGCCCGTTCACCGAGAACGTCTCGGCCCTCAAGGCGGTTGTGGCTATCGCGCGGCCAAAAGGAATTACCGTCGAGGGGGAGATCGGCTCGGTTGGGAAAGTCGATAGCGCAACCGTGGAAGGTGGCGATGCCTCGACGCTCACAGAACCCGCAGATGCGGCGCGGTATGCAGAAATGACCGGGGTCGATGCCTTGGCGGTTTCCATCGGCAACGCTCACGGGATTTATACCCGCCTTCCGATCTTTGACTTCGCGCGTTTGGAACAAATCCGGAATCTTGTCGGGGTGCCCTTGGTGCTTCATGGCGGTTCAGGCACTCAACCCGACTACATCCGCCGCGCTGTGGGGTTGGGCATGGCGAAAATCAACATCGCCAGCGAACTGTGCAAGGCCTTCCGCGACACCTATGCCCTGCAGCATCAAAACGGAAACAACAGTTGGTTGCCCACGGCCCTTGGCGCCACCAAGCAGGCCATGGCACAAGTCGTGGAGCGGTGGATTCAGCTCTCTGGCGCGGCTGGAAAGGCAGCCTGA
- a CDS encoding PQQ-binding-like beta-propeller repeat protein produces the protein MKLRGVMAMILGLLVVLALTRFTINPTPSPILWKVSIKDITGDELAVGQDGTVYQRGFRVLRSYDVTGKLRWASPAGIWIDSAPVIGKDGTIYVRESAYGLLGVNSGVLALRSDGAVKWRFPIKNINEHDWGAAFSLDERDTIYFSVGNGFFSPKSLFAVNKEGQEVWHFDSKNNMTAPVGISGDGSVLFGSSDGTNTSLLRFDSHGSLKRLLEQKAAEMGLCLSFSQDWEGVIYVPGGKGSTMLAFEPDGSLKWCFSSSFRAYSAPTIGPDGSLFFTAANSGQEFLVALARQGQLKWKYRLGAHWNLTPPAIASDGTVFVVSSDPKVTALNPNGTVRWIFVTTQVEIEPAKGWMRSVKIFSFCTGLRIFPLSSCRRAGNRDYSGPP, from the coding sequence ATGAAACTGCGCGGGGTGATGGCCATGATTCTGGGCCTTTTAGTTGTTTTGGCTCTCACAAGGTTTACAATCAATCCCACCCCCTCCCCAATCCTATGGAAAGTATCCATTAAAGACATTACCGGTGATGAATTGGCGGTGGGCCAGGACGGGACTGTTTATCAGAGAGGCTTTCGCGTACTTCGGTCGTACGATGTAACCGGGAAACTCCGTTGGGCCTCGCCTGCGGGAATCTGGATCGATTCGGCGCCAGTCATCGGAAAGGACGGGACAATCTATGTGCGCGAATCGGCCTACGGGCTCTTAGGGGTGAATTCAGGTGTTTTGGCCTTGCGCTCCGACGGTGCTGTCAAATGGCGGTTCCCGATTAAAAATATCAATGAACATGACTGGGGGGCGGCTTTCTCCTTGGACGAGCGGGACACGATCTATTTTTCCGTTGGCAACGGTTTTTTCAGTCCGAAAAGTCTTTTTGCGGTCAATAAAGAGGGCCAGGAGGTATGGCATTTTGATTCCAAAAATAACATGACCGCTCCAGTGGGGATTTCCGGTGATGGCTCCGTTTTGTTCGGGTCTTCCGACGGTACCAATACATCGCTCCTCCGATTTGATTCGCATGGCAGCCTCAAACGGCTATTGGAACAAAAAGCCGCCGAGATGGGCTTATGTTTATCATTCTCTCAGGACTGGGAAGGCGTCATTTATGTTCCAGGGGGTAAGGGCTCCACGATGCTTGCGTTCGAGCCGGATGGGTCCTTGAAATGGTGCTTCAGCAGTTCATTCCGTGCTTATTCGGCGCCCACGATTGGTCCTGATGGCAGTTTGTTCTTTACGGCCGCTAACTCGGGCCAAGAGTTTCTCGTCGCGCTTGCCAGACAGGGGCAATTAAAGTGGAAGTACCGCCTGGGCGCCCACTGGAATCTGACCCCCCCCGCTATCGCTTCCGATGGAACAGTTTTCGTCGTGTCCTCCGATCCCAAGGTGACCGCTCTGAACCCGAATGGAACCGTGCGGTGGATTTTCGTAACTACTCAGGTCGAAATTGAGCCGGCGAAGGGGTGGATGAGGAGCGTGAAGATTTTTTCATTTTGTACGGGACTCCGGATTTTTCCTCTGTCATCCTGTCGGCGTGCTGGGAACCGAGATTATTCAGGGCCGCCGGA
- the pqqB gene encoding pyrroloquinoline quinone biosynthesis protein PqqB gives MHRLRDGNLSFPICRGRSAIRVLLLGTAAGGGLPQWNCACPNCHAARGGKIPRRTQSSVAVTDGAGHWFLVNASPDLPSQIETHPDLQPAGGSSRNSPIAGVLLTNADLDHALGLFSLREGSRIEIYAPRAVRETLITHLNLAAILESFCGISWHEPPKTGFAPLGPEGAPTTGLLYRAIELPGTPPPFAKAAPGAHSVAYQFTDSRTGGRLLVAPDVAGLNEPLLRALSNSDIILFDGTFWSGDELAGVKPQAPKATEMGHVTIKDCSLELLRNLTARQKILIHINNTNPVLAPESPERAVAEAAGITIGADGLDFEL, from the coding sequence GTGCACCGCTTACGTGACGGAAATCTGAGTTTTCCAATCTGCCGCGGGAGGTCCGCCATTCGCGTTCTTCTGTTAGGAACGGCCGCGGGGGGAGGACTCCCCCAATGGAACTGCGCTTGCCCCAACTGTCACGCAGCCAGGGGCGGCAAAATTCCGCGACGCACACAATCTTCGGTGGCCGTCACTGACGGCGCCGGGCATTGGTTCCTGGTGAATGCCTCGCCGGACCTGCCCAGCCAGATCGAGACGCATCCCGATCTTCAGCCCGCCGGCGGGTCTTCCCGAAATTCACCAATTGCCGGCGTTCTTCTCACAAACGCGGATTTAGACCACGCACTTGGCCTCTTTTCATTGCGAGAAGGAAGCCGCATCGAGATTTATGCGCCCAGAGCAGTCCGTGAAACGCTCATCACTCATCTCAACCTGGCAGCAATCCTGGAGTCCTTTTGCGGCATTTCCTGGCACGAACCGCCGAAGACCGGCTTTGCGCCTTTGGGCCCGGAAGGGGCGCCCACGACTGGCTTGCTGTATCGTGCCATCGAATTGCCAGGAACTCCGCCGCCCTTCGCCAAAGCAGCCCCTGGCGCCCACAGTGTGGCATATCAATTCACCGATTCACGGACCGGAGGCCGCCTGTTGGTGGCGCCCGATGTGGCCGGCCTGAATGAGCCCCTGTTGCGTGCCCTCTCGAATTCAGACATCATCCTCTTTGACGGGACATTCTGGTCCGGTGACGAACTGGCGGGCGTGAAGCCGCAAGCGCCGAAGGCAACGGAAATGGGACACGTTACCATCAAGGATTGCAGCCTCGAACTGCTGCGCAATCTGACTGCCCGGCAAAAGATATTGATTCACATCAACAACACCAATCCGGTGCTCGCCCCCGAATCACCGGAACGCGCAGTGGCCGAGGCTGCGGGAATCACAATCGGCGCGGACGGCCTGGATTTCGAATTATGA
- a CDS encoding carbohydrate kinase family protein, whose product MATVHCIGVLVVDALSGPLTQYPAPRIRTQINTQSIRFMPGGGAANTGAALGQLGISVAVFSKVGQDINGAFLRKELRRSGVDVRNVRTSKTQTTPFTFVGIHPDGDRSFIHTPGCNLSFCPRDLRLHDVYGCRFLLYQDMFVLPQLDPGAPELLAGARRQGIVTLLDECYGLGPDRKVFEAALPQCDVVLPSFDDMLVMYPGLEPHAMAAMLRDKGARRVVLKLGRDGCLVLNDSGTLQVPSCATEIVDTTGAGDCFNAGFIAGLANGLDDFQAAQAGAAAAAACIRHVGGAVGLPRYEALLEPFMQRGHTAAHH is encoded by the coding sequence ATGGCAACGGTCCATTGCATAGGGGTCCTGGTTGTCGATGCTTTAAGCGGGCCGCTCACGCAATACCCGGCGCCCAGGATCAGGACTCAGATTAACACCCAATCGATCCGTTTTATGCCCGGTGGCGGCGCAGCCAATACAGGCGCCGCCCTGGGCCAACTGGGCATTTCGGTGGCGGTGTTTTCCAAGGTCGGCCAGGATATCAATGGCGCTTTTTTGCGCAAAGAACTCCGCAGGAGCGGCGTGGATGTCCGGAACGTTCGAACCTCCAAGACCCAGACCACACCGTTTACCTTCGTCGGCATCCATCCCGATGGAGACCGGTCGTTTATCCATACACCGGGGTGCAACCTGAGTTTTTGCCCGAGGGACCTGCGTCTGCACGATGTCTATGGCTGCAGGTTTCTTCTGTATCAGGACATGTTTGTTCTTCCGCAACTCGACCCTGGCGCCCCTGAGCTTCTGGCAGGCGCTCGCAGGCAAGGGATCGTGACACTCTTGGATGAATGTTATGGCCTGGGGCCAGACCGAAAGGTCTTTGAAGCGGCCCTGCCGCAATGCGATGTGGTGCTTCCCAGCTTCGATGACATGCTGGTGATGTATCCCGGATTAGAGCCGCATGCCATGGCCGCAATGCTCCGGGACAAGGGCGCACGGCGCGTGGTATTGAAGCTTGGCCGGGATGGGTGCCTGGTGCTCAACGACAGCGGGACGCTCCAAGTGCCCTCCTGTGCGACCGAGATTGTGGATACCACCGGCGCAGGGGATTGCTTCAATGCCGGGTTTATTGCGGGATTGGCAAACGGTTTGGACGATTTCCAAGCCGCCCAAGCCGGCGCCGCCGCCGCCGCAGCCTGCATCCGGCATGTCGGCGGAGCCGTGGGCTTGCCGCGCTACGAAGCGCTCCTGGAACCTTTCATGCAACGCGGTCATACAGCAGCACACCATTAA
- the pqqC gene encoding pyrroloquinoline-quinone synthase PqqC: protein MSNVPWNRRAFTARLRQVGGSAYHDKHPFHVLMNSGKLGREPLRRWVANRFYYQRNIPIKDAAIVFNCPIREVRRSWLHRIIDHDGTGGDEGGIGAWLRLGQACGLSRSALLDNRMVLPGVRFAVDAYVNFARSQPWPVAVASSLTELFAPDLMAKRLAAFERFYLWISPVGLQYFKKRLTQAPRDSREALKLTLTYCTTRQMQEAAVAALRFKCDVLWAMLDAIALAGAKTHFEIVPRIPRFKKIL, encoded by the coding sequence ATGAGCAACGTTCCCTGGAACCGAAGGGCTTTCACTGCGAGGTTGCGGCAGGTGGGCGGCTCGGCATATCACGACAAACACCCGTTTCATGTTCTGATGAATTCGGGCAAGCTGGGCCGTGAACCGCTGCGCAGGTGGGTTGCCAACCGGTTCTATTACCAGCGCAACATCCCCATTAAGGATGCCGCTATTGTCTTCAACTGCCCCATCCGCGAGGTCCGCCGAAGCTGGCTCCATCGCATCATCGACCACGATGGGACTGGGGGCGACGAGGGCGGCATCGGCGCCTGGCTGAGGCTGGGCCAGGCCTGCGGACTGTCTCGCTCCGCTTTGCTCGATAATCGAATGGTGCTCCCGGGAGTCCGGTTTGCCGTCGATGCTTATGTCAACTTCGCCCGCTCCCAACCCTGGCCCGTTGCGGTGGCATCATCGCTTACCGAGTTGTTCGCTCCGGACCTGATGGCTAAAAGACTCGCAGCCTTTGAACGTTTTTATCTCTGGATCAGTCCGGTTGGGTTACAATATTTCAAGAAGCGGCTGACGCAGGCGCCCCGGGATTCCCGTGAAGCCCTCAAGTTGACTTTGACCTACTGCACAACCCGCCAGATGCAGGAAGCGGCTGTTGCTGCGCTGCGGTTCAAGTGTGACGTGCTCTGGGCCATGCTGGACGCAATTGCTCTTGCCGGCGCGAAAACCCATTTCGAGATTGTTCCGCGTATTCCGCGGTTCAAAAAAATTCTTTAG